The following coding sequences lie in one Candidatus Neomarinimicrobiota bacterium genomic window:
- a CDS encoding phosphonoacetaldehyde reductase: MPEMEYHNPVQVLHSQDWLTACRDQLARLNIQHPLIITSNGGLHRLRLAARFPGTGIFSNVAPNPTLANCQEAVVFSLSNAFDGAVAIGGGSVMDTAKCMLAARGTGKAQIRELLALNEPFPQRVPSVFIPTTHGTASEVTMWGTLWDLEGQVKYSISHPDLYPDVAILDPQLTLSLPMDTSLITTLDALSHSFEAIWNKHANRTSTTHALHAIALILANAPRLKEHPEDIEVRRQLLTAATTAGLAFSNTRTAAAHSISYPLTIHFGIPHGLAASIALPPLLEINAPAIQVTLDTLFQDLALSGLEQLKVKIKEIPADHIPFRLRDWGVERSQLDWLTGQCFTRGRMDNNIVALTPEQVRSILEEIY, translated from the coding sequence ATGCCGGAAATGGAATACCATAATCCCGTCCAGGTGCTCCACAGCCAGGACTGGCTGACTGCCTGCCGGGATCAGCTAGCCCGGCTCAACATTCAGCACCCCCTTATTATCACCTCCAATGGCGGTCTGCACCGGTTGCGGCTGGCCGCCCGCTTCCCGGGGACTGGTATCTTTTCCAATGTAGCGCCGAATCCCACCCTGGCCAACTGCCAGGAGGCCGTGGTTTTCAGCCTCTCGAATGCGTTCGACGGCGCTGTCGCTATCGGAGGCGGCTCGGTGATGGACACCGCCAAGTGCATGCTGGCCGCCCGCGGAACCGGCAAGGCACAAATAAGGGAACTGCTCGCGCTCAACGAACCCTTTCCCCAGCGTGTACCCAGCGTATTCATCCCCACCACCCATGGCACCGCCAGCGAAGTCACCATGTGGGGCACGCTATGGGACCTGGAGGGCCAGGTCAAATATTCTATCAGCCACCCTGACCTCTATCCCGACGTAGCAATCCTCGATCCGCAGCTGACTTTGAGCCTGCCCATGGATACCTCGCTGATCACCACCCTGGATGCCCTGAGTCACAGCTTTGAGGCCATCTGGAACAAGCATGCCAACAGGACCTCAACCACTCATGCGCTGCACGCTATCGCCTTGATTCTAGCCAATGCCCCACGCCTCAAAGAGCACCCTGAAGATATAGAGGTCCGCCGACAGCTGCTCACCGCCGCCACGACCGCTGGCCTGGCATTCTCAAACACCCGGACGGCAGCCGCCCACTCGATCAGCTATCCGCTGACTATCCATTTCGGTATCCCCCACGGCCTGGCCGCCTCCATCGCTCTGCCGCCGCTGCTGGAGATCAATGCCCCAGCTATCCAGGTTACCCTGGACACCCTGTTCCAGGATCTGGCCCTCTCCGGGCTTGAGCAGCTCAAGGTGAAAATTAAGGAAATACCAGCCGACCACATCCCGTTCAGGCTGCGGGACTGGGGCGTTGAGCGCAGTCAACTGGATTGGCTGACCGGCCAGTGTTTTACCAGGGGACGCATGGACAACAATATCGTTGCTCTCACCCCCGAGCAGGTGCGATCTATCCTGGAGGAGATTTATTAG
- the aepY gene encoding phosphonopyruvate decarboxylase yields MRADVFQHQLLDHGFGPFTGVPCSVVKDLIIQLEQSPESNYYTATSEGEAMGLAGGFALAGKAPVVIMQNDGFGNTVNPLTSLQLLYNLPALLIITWRAEPGSKPDAPQHRIMGETLLDLLSLLKIPYQVLEDDERRCEEAVITASEYLRKEEKPYAFIIRRGLFEPALSKDHEPDPDRPLRIDYIKLLAGKIDDRDVILGTTGYTGRELKQVLSRPGTFYTAGSMGCISAVGLALALAEPDRKVYILDGDGALLMKLGTLATIGLYHPKNLIHIVFDNRQYESTGGQRTASEVVNFPALATNTGYKHAVFVESLTHFEQFLVQARTQAGPLLCHVRVQPGTLPDLKRPTQSPGQLRLEFQEFIAS; encoded by the coding sequence ATGCGCGCGGATGTTTTCCAGCATCAACTCCTTGACCATGGATTCGGGCCCTTTACCGGGGTGCCCTGTTCAGTTGTCAAGGACCTGATTATCCAGCTAGAGCAATCCCCCGAATCCAACTACTATACCGCCACCTCCGAAGGAGAGGCCATGGGATTGGCGGGTGGCTTCGCGCTGGCTGGCAAGGCCCCGGTAGTAATCATGCAGAATGATGGCTTCGGCAACACCGTTAATCCCCTGACCTCCCTGCAGCTGCTCTATAATCTTCCCGCCCTGCTCATTATTACCTGGCGGGCTGAGCCGGGGAGCAAGCCGGATGCGCCGCAACACCGCATTATGGGCGAGACGCTCCTGGATCTCCTCAGCCTGTTGAAAATCCCCTACCAGGTCCTGGAGGACGATGAGCGGCGTTGCGAGGAGGCGGTCATTACTGCCAGTGAATATCTGAGAAAGGAAGAAAAACCCTACGCTTTTATAATCCGTCGCGGCTTGTTCGAACCAGCATTGAGCAAAGATCACGAACCTGATCCTGACCGCCCCTTGCGGATCGATTACATCAAGCTGCTGGCCGGGAAGATTGACGACCGGGATGTTATCTTGGGCACCACCGGCTACACCGGGAGAGAACTGAAACAGGTCCTCAGCCGTCCAGGGACTTTCTACACCGCCGGCTCCATGGGCTGCATCAGCGCGGTGGGCCTGGCTCTGGCCCTGGCAGAACCGGACCGGAAAGTCTATATCCTCGACGGTGACGGAGCACTGCTTATGAAACTGGGCACCCTGGCTACTATCGGCCTCTATCATCCCAAGAACCTGATCCATATTGTTTTTGATAACAGGCAGTACGAATCCACCGGTGGGCAGCGCACCGCTTCCGAAGTGGTCAATTTCCCCGCCCTGGCAACCAATACCGGGTATAAACACGCGGTCTTTGTAGAATCTCTGACCCACTTCGAGCAATTTTTAGTGCAGGCCCGTACTCAAGCAGGTCCGCTTTTATGCCACGTCCGTGTTCAGCCGGGCACCCTGCCGGACTTGAAACGGCCAACCCAGTCCCCCGGGCAACTACGCCTCGAATTCCAGGAGTTTATCGCCTCGTGA
- the aepX gene encoding phosphoenolpyruvate mutase produces MKVTTALKRILQSNQLEFIVEAHNGLSAKIVEEAGFKGIWASSLTISAALGVRDNNEASWTQVLETLEFMSDATSIPILLDGDTGYGNFNSVRRMVTKIEQRGIAGVCIEDKLFPKTNSFIGGEQQPLADIEEFCGKIKAAKDTQTDSDFQVVARIEAFIAGWGLDEVLRRAYAYRDAGADALLVHSKITTADQIASFMKSWDQSCPVVIVPTTYHKTPIHVFRELGVSVVIWANHILRGAVAAMQETANYLYQAQSPAKLEGKIAPVAEIFRLQRADELKQAEKRYLPFSEIPKAVILAASRGQKFGELTRDKPKTMLEYKGKPLLRRLVETFNNCGIKDISVVLGYKAGAVQVDNIHRFINRPWKRGGIASSLYSAVEKLSGPVVVAFGDILFEESVLNDLLDTSENIVLAVDTSWANGRKLGRDIDAVLGAQPPSDRYGASRCVPLEAIGTHIDHEVAHGEWIGVLKLSTEGAHRIKAFLESYYRDEGRLNEDTSLVQLLTAMQAAGEQIHINYSRGHWLDVDSPEDLHT; encoded by the coding sequence ATGAAGGTGACTACTGCCCTAAAGAGAATACTGCAATCAAACCAGCTTGAGTTCATCGTTGAGGCTCACAATGGGTTGAGCGCGAAAATTGTAGAGGAAGCCGGCTTCAAGGGTATCTGGGCCAGCAGTCTGACCATTTCGGCGGCCCTCGGCGTGCGGGACAACAATGAGGCCAGCTGGACCCAGGTATTGGAAACCCTCGAGTTCATGAGCGACGCCACCTCCATCCCAATCCTGCTTGACGGTGATACCGGTTACGGCAATTTCAACAGTGTCCGTCGGATGGTAACGAAAATTGAGCAGCGCGGCATAGCTGGAGTCTGCATTGAGGATAAGCTCTTCCCCAAGACCAACAGCTTCATTGGCGGCGAGCAGCAGCCCCTGGCCGATATAGAGGAGTTTTGCGGCAAAATAAAAGCAGCTAAAGATACCCAAACTGATTCTGACTTCCAGGTAGTAGCGCGTATCGAAGCTTTTATTGCCGGTTGGGGGCTGGATGAGGTGCTCCGGCGGGCCTACGCCTACCGGGATGCCGGTGCCGATGCGCTGCTGGTTCATAGCAAGATCACCACCGCCGATCAGATCGCCAGTTTTATGAAGAGTTGGGATCAAAGCTGTCCCGTCGTGATTGTACCCACCACCTACCATAAGACTCCCATCCACGTATTCAGAGAATTGGGCGTGAGCGTGGTTATCTGGGCCAACCATATTCTGCGAGGTGCCGTGGCTGCCATGCAGGAGACTGCTAACTACCTTTATCAGGCCCAATCGCCTGCCAAGCTGGAAGGGAAAATCGCCCCCGTAGCTGAGATTTTCCGGCTGCAGCGAGCCGACGAGCTGAAGCAGGCTGAAAAGCGCTATCTCCCCTTCTCGGAAATACCCAAGGCGGTCATCCTGGCAGCCAGCAGGGGACAGAAATTCGGCGAGCTGACCAGGGATAAGCCCAAAACCATGCTGGAGTACAAGGGCAAGCCTTTACTGCGCAGATTGGTAGAGACCTTCAACAATTGCGGGATAAAGGACATCTCGGTTGTGCTGGGTTACAAAGCCGGTGCCGTTCAAGTAGACAATATCCATCGCTTTATCAACCGACCCTGGAAAAGAGGGGGTATCGCTTCCTCATTATATAGCGCTGTCGAGAAACTCAGCGGGCCGGTTGTGGTGGCTTTCGGGGACATTCTGTTTGAAGAAAGCGTATTGAACGACCTGCTGGACACCAGCGAGAACATAGTCCTGGCGGTGGATACCTCCTGGGCTAACGGGCGCAAGCTGGGGCGTGATATCGATGCCGTGCTGGGGGCTCAGCCGCCATCAGACCGCTACGGTGCCTCGCGCTGCGTACCGCTGGAAGCTATCGGCACCCATATTGACCATGAGGTGGCCCATGGGGAATGGATCGGCGTGCTGAAACTGAGCACCGAAGGTGCCCACCGCATCAAGGCCTTCCTGGAGTCCTACTACCGCGATGAAGGCCGCCTGAATGAAGATACCTCCCTGGTGCAGCTGCTGACGGCGATGCAGGCCGCCGGCGAACAGATCCATATCAACTACTCGCGGGGGCATTGGCTGGATGTGGACAGCCCTGAAGATCTCCATACCTGA
- a CDS encoding Gfo/Idh/MocA family protein, whose protein sequence is MVSDNSVQVAVIGSGYWGKNLVRNFYQLNALRWICDTSRELLKAMGQIYPGAQLTTRYQDVLEDDQVQAVVIATSPALHFSQAKEALIRGKHVFVEKPLALGYQEGKELVELADRQGLILLAGHILEYHPAVTHLKEIIRQGELGQLWYIYSNRLNLGKVRTEENILWSFAPHDISVILHLAGIEPEIVHASGGSYLQAAIADVTVTNLVFKGGLKAHVFVSWLHPYKEQKLVVIGDRKMAVFDDTVRKGKLCIYDKGIEWQGGVPIPRHIGEVTVPLEDAEPLRIECEHFLACIREGKQPLTDGESALRVLKVLEASQLSLEQEGVPVPLTAIH, encoded by the coding sequence GTGGTAAGCGATAATTCGGTTCAAGTAGCTGTCATTGGGAGTGGCTACTGGGGCAAGAATCTGGTAAGGAATTTTTACCAATTGAATGCCCTGCGCTGGATTTGCGATACCAGCCGGGAGTTACTGAAAGCGATGGGCCAGATCTATCCGGGCGCGCAATTGACCACCCGCTATCAAGATGTGCTGGAAGACGATCAGGTTCAGGCGGTAGTCATCGCCACCTCGCCGGCACTCCATTTCAGCCAGGCCAAAGAGGCCCTCATTCGTGGTAAGCACGTATTTGTAGAAAAGCCCCTGGCCCTGGGTTACCAGGAGGGCAAGGAGCTGGTAGAGCTGGCTGACCGGCAGGGCCTGATCCTATTGGCCGGGCATATCCTGGAGTATCATCCTGCCGTTACCCATCTGAAGGAAATCATTCGGCAGGGGGAACTGGGACAACTCTGGTATATCTATTCGAATCGATTGAATCTGGGAAAGGTCCGCACGGAAGAGAACATCCTGTGGAGCTTTGCCCCCCATGATATATCCGTGATTCTACACCTGGCCGGGATAGAACCTGAGATTGTACACGCCTCGGGTGGGAGCTATCTGCAGGCTGCTATCGCGGACGTTACGGTGACCAATCTTGTTTTCAAGGGTGGGCTCAAGGCGCATGTTTTTGTGAGCTGGCTCCATCCTTATAAGGAGCAGAAGCTGGTGGTTATTGGCGATCGGAAGATGGCCGTCTTCGATGATACCGTCCGTAAAGGCAAGCTGTGCATCTATGATAAAGGGATAGAATGGCAGGGAGGAGTCCCGATCCCCCGTCACATCGGTGAGGTTACAGTACCGTTGGAGGATGCCGAACCGCTGCGGATTGAGTGTGAGCACTTTCTGGCCTGCATTCGGGAGGGTAAGCAGCCGCTCACCGATGGAGAAAGTGCTTTGAGAGTACTTAAGGTCCTGGAGGCAAGCCAACTTTCTTTGGAGCAGGAGGGCGTGCCGGTCCCACTTACGGCAATACATTAA
- a CDS encoding acyltransferase: MPDFFVHESSHLDEGAEVGPGTKIWHFCHISAGARIGSNCNIGQNVYIAPEVTIGSNVKIQNNVSIYTGVTVEDDAFLGPSMVFTNVINPRSHVPRKDEFQPTLVRRGATIGANATILCGVTLGRYAFIGAGAVVTRDIPDYALVYGNPGKIRGWMCQCGVPLHFDGGKQGDTAACERCGLYYAKEGEIVQVHEEP, translated from the coding sequence ATGCCTGACTTTTTTGTGCACGAATCAAGCCACCTGGATGAAGGGGCCGAGGTAGGTCCCGGAACTAAGATTTGGCATTTCTGCCATATCAGTGCGGGTGCTCGAATAGGATCAAATTGCAATATCGGTCAAAACGTCTATATTGCCCCGGAAGTAACCATTGGTAGCAACGTTAAGATCCAGAATAATGTATCCATCTATACCGGTGTCACTGTTGAGGACGACGCTTTTTTGGGGCCTTCCATGGTATTTACCAACGTGATCAATCCCCGCAGCCATGTGCCGCGCAAGGATGAGTTCCAGCCCACGCTTGTGCGGCGAGGAGCCACCATTGGTGCCAATGCGACCATACTGTGCGGTGTTACTTTAGGGCGATACGCTTTCATTGGGGCCGGCGCGGTGGTTACCCGTGACATCCCGGACTATGCTCTCGTCTATGGAAATCCAGGCAAGATCAGGGGTTGGATGTGCCAATGCGGGGTGCCGCTACACTTCGATGGAGGCAAGCAGGGGGATACAGCCGCTTGCGAGCGTTGTGGCCTGTACTATGCCAAAGAGGGTGAGATAGTGCAGGTGCACGAGGAACCTTAA
- the wecB gene encoding non-hydrolyzing UDP-N-acetylglucosamine 2-epimerase: protein MKVVSVLGARPQFIKAVPVSRALKAAGCSEFLLHTGQHYDYGLSKVFFDELSIPEPDVNLGVGSGSHARQTGEMLMGIEAILMAEKPDWALVYGDTNTTLAGALAAAKLQAPLAHIEAGLRSYNREMPEEHNRVLADHCADLLFCPTQTAVENLAREGVTKGVHLVGDTMYDALLQFLEVAEMRSTTLSDLDLEPGGYLLATVHRPSNTDNPENLSQILAALNEVGEPVVFPVHPRTREKIDQIKSESKLLHIGGQVKLLAPVGYLDMLMLEKNARFILTDSGGMQKEAYLLGVPCITLRHETEWVETVQAGWNILSGPDKEAILHGLTAFHDPVPAPAQVYGDGRAAERIVSLLREVKR from the coding sequence TTGAAGGTCGTCTCGGTATTAGGGGCTCGTCCGCAATTCATCAAGGCGGTGCCGGTAAGCCGGGCGCTAAAAGCGGCTGGATGCAGCGAATTCCTGCTGCATACCGGCCAGCATTACGACTACGGCCTGTCTAAGGTCTTTTTTGATGAGCTTTCGATTCCTGAGCCTGATGTCAATCTGGGCGTGGGCTCAGGATCCCATGCCAGGCAGACCGGTGAAATGCTGATGGGGATCGAAGCGATTCTTATGGCTGAGAAACCTGATTGGGCGCTGGTTTATGGCGATACCAACACCACCCTCGCGGGGGCCCTGGCAGCGGCCAAGTTACAGGCTCCGCTTGCTCACATAGAGGCGGGTCTCCGATCATATAACCGGGAAATGCCGGAAGAACATAACCGGGTTCTGGCTGACCACTGTGCAGATCTCCTGTTCTGCCCCACACAGACAGCGGTGGAAAACCTGGCCAGGGAAGGTGTAACCAAGGGGGTGCATCTGGTCGGGGACACCATGTATGATGCCCTGCTGCAGTTCCTCGAAGTCGCTGAAATGCGATCCACTACCCTCAGCGACCTGGACCTGGAGCCTGGCGGCTATCTCCTCGCTACGGTACACCGGCCCTCCAACACGGATAATCCTGAAAACTTAAGCCAGATCCTGGCCGCGCTGAATGAGGTTGGAGAGCCAGTGGTCTTTCCCGTCCATCCCCGCACACGTGAGAAGATTGATCAGATCAAGAGCGAATCGAAGCTTTTACATATCGGTGGTCAAGTTAAGTTGCTGGCCCCGGTCGGTTACCTTGATATGCTCATGTTGGAGAAGAATGCCCGCTTTATTCTGACCGATTCCGGCGGCATGCAGAAGGAGGCTTACCTGCTGGGGGTGCCCTGCATTACGCTACGCCATGAGACCGAGTGGGTGGAGACAGTGCAAGCGGGCTGGAATATCCTGTCGGGTCCGGACAAGGAGGCGATTTTGCATGGTCTGACTGCTTTTCATGACCCAGTGCCGGCCCCAGCCCAGGTCTATGGTGACGGTCGAGCAGCGGAACGCATTGTGTCTCTATTGAGGGAGGTCAAGCGTTGA
- a CDS encoding glycosyltransferase, which translates to MHGKQATSDSKRLKVLFLPSWYPSEENPIHGIFIQEHAKAAALYDDIVVLYVHEPQLARRAVLEFSDATEHGIRTIRIRYRRSWNPLITGIRYYWNILRGFIYLIRHRFRPDVIHAHIYKAGVPAVLLGWLYKITVMITEQCSDFPLKKLTRLGQIKARFALNHARIILPVSEDLWRSIERYDIRNEHRVIPNIVDHHLFYPPDQEEIPLNREKQILFAGLLTPVKSVPTLLSVLHRLNRNDFQLHIIGDGSHRSEYERLTAELDLRKKVTFHGLKPKADLAERMRQCDFLVLPSLYETFGVVLIEALASGRPVIAPDIGGPREIVTEEVGILVVPRDEEALAKAIHYMLDHHQQYKPERLASYARERYSYPVIGQQLHQIYLHVTVDAPEGRGA; encoded by the coding sequence ATGCACGGCAAGCAAGCGACTAGCGACAGCAAACGTCTCAAAGTGCTTTTTCTTCCCAGTTGGTACCCGAGCGAAGAAAATCCGATACACGGCATTTTCATTCAGGAGCACGCGAAAGCCGCTGCCCTTTATGATGATATTGTAGTGCTGTATGTTCATGAACCGCAGCTTGCGAGGCGGGCGGTATTGGAGTTTTCCGACGCAACGGAACATGGCATTCGGACCATCCGAATTAGATACCGACGATCCTGGAATCCTCTGATAACCGGGATAAGGTATTACTGGAATATCCTGCGCGGATTCATCTATCTGATAAGACACCGCTTCAGACCAGACGTGATCCATGCTCACATCTACAAGGCTGGGGTACCGGCAGTTCTTCTGGGGTGGCTATATAAAATCACGGTGATGATTACTGAACAGTGTTCGGATTTTCCGTTAAAGAAACTTACCAGGCTTGGTCAGATAAAGGCCAGATTTGCTTTGAACCATGCCAGGATAATCCTGCCAGTGAGTGAGGATTTGTGGCGGAGTATAGAGCGGTACGATATCCGCAATGAGCACCGAGTGATACCCAATATCGTCGACCATCATCTATTCTACCCGCCCGACCAGGAGGAGATTCCGTTGAACCGAGAGAAGCAAATATTGTTTGCGGGTTTACTTACACCCGTCAAGAGTGTCCCTACTCTTCTATCGGTATTGCATCGACTCAATAGAAACGATTTTCAGCTTCATATCATTGGTGATGGATCTCACCGGTCTGAATATGAACGGCTAACAGCAGAACTGGATCTCAGGAAGAAAGTCACCTTTCATGGTTTGAAACCGAAAGCGGACTTAGCTGAACGTATGCGCCAGTGTGATTTCCTTGTGCTTCCGAGCCTATATGAGACGTTTGGTGTGGTTCTCATAGAGGCTTTAGCATCCGGCAGGCCAGTGATTGCGCCGGACATTGGCGGGCCGAGGGAGATCGTAACGGAAGAGGTTGGTATCTTGGTTGTTCCGCGGGATGAAGAGGCATTAGCCAAAGCCATTCATTATATGTTGGACCACCATCAGCAGTATAAACCCGAGAGACTTGCCAGTTATGCGCGGGAGAGATACAGTTATCCCGTTATCGGCCAACAGTTACATCAGATCTATCTACACGTGACAGTGGATGCCCCTGAGGGCAGGGGAGCATGA
- a CDS encoding lipopolysaccharide biosynthesis protein produces the protein MAIVIEAIKTLSKHSVIYGLGGVLNKLLAFVLLPIYTRYLTPADYGILSLLLVTGSVAFIIVQLGLGSALFREVIYCETDEKVATSTALYFLVVQALVLFGGLVVFSSPLSVLIFNTTTYAYLLRLVFLTGLFQVIGVIFMARLRIREQAALYSAFSVAWFLVGAGLNIYFIVILRQGVGGLITAGLIQAGLFAMIYLIFLIPDMRPVLAKPILRSMLLFGIPMVPAGLADLVMVSADRYFLQHYFTTTEVGLYSLGYTIGMVMNLVVWSVQLAWPAQMFTIAKQPDAERQFSRILTYYVLVLGFFFLALSLLARELLVVMTTPAFYGAAAIVPLVALSYLLYGVRYMTNTALPTRNKMQYVPIIIIGTALLNLGLNYLLIPSYGMMGAAWATAISYLTLAVVNTAINLHFWYIPYEYGRMAKVALAGVTVYGASHLVDTGNIWLNGGLKLVLLGLYPLILFVYRFYNESEVATLKALIFKRDRGV, from the coding sequence GTGGCGATAGTGATAGAGGCGATTAAAACTCTATCCAAGCACTCGGTCATTTACGGTCTGGGTGGCGTGCTCAATAAGCTCCTGGCCTTTGTATTGCTACCTATCTATACCCGCTATCTCACACCGGCCGATTATGGTATACTTTCCTTGCTGCTTGTAACCGGCAGTGTAGCGTTCATTATTGTTCAGCTCGGCCTCGGTTCGGCGCTATTTCGGGAGGTGATCTACTGCGAGACCGATGAGAAAGTGGCTACAAGCACGGCGTTGTATTTTCTTGTGGTCCAGGCTCTTGTGCTTTTTGGTGGGCTGGTGGTTTTTTCCTCACCGCTTTCGGTTCTGATATTTAATACGACAACGTACGCCTATTTGCTGAGGCTCGTTTTTCTAACAGGATTATTTCAGGTCATCGGGGTTATTTTCATGGCCAGGCTCCGCATCAGGGAGCAAGCGGCGCTCTATTCGGCGTTTTCAGTGGCCTGGTTTTTGGTCGGTGCCGGGTTGAACATCTATTTTATTGTTATTTTACGACAGGGCGTGGGGGGACTGATCACGGCTGGGCTGATTCAGGCGGGTCTATTTGCAATGATCTACCTTATCTTTCTAATTCCTGATATGCGGCCCGTTTTAGCAAAGCCGATTCTTCGTAGTATGCTTTTATTTGGAATTCCCATGGTTCCGGCGGGTCTGGCCGACCTGGTGATGGTCTCGGCCGACCGCTATTTCCTGCAGCACTACTTCACCACGACAGAAGTGGGTCTGTACTCACTTGGGTATACCATCGGAATGGTCATGAACCTAGTAGTTTGGTCGGTACAGTTGGCTTGGCCCGCGCAGATGTTCACCATTGCCAAGCAGCCGGACGCAGAGCGGCAGTTCTCGAGAATACTGACCTACTATGTCTTAGTGCTGGGGTTTTTCTTCCTGGCGCTCTCATTACTAGCGCGGGAGCTACTAGTGGTGATGACCACGCCGGCGTTCTATGGCGCAGCTGCTATCGTCCCGCTGGTGGCGTTGTCCTACCTGCTGTATGGTGTACGGTATATGACCAATACTGCGCTACCAACGCGGAATAAGATGCAATACGTCCCGATAATTATTATCGGCACAGCCTTGCTTAACCTGGGTCTGAATTACCTGTTGATTCCCTCGTATGGCATGATGGGCGCTGCCTGGGCAACGGCAATATCTTATTTAACGTTGGCCGTGGTCAACACCGCTATTAACCTCCATTTCTGGTACATTCCCTATGAGTATGGGCGTATGGCAAAGGTGGCTCTCGCCGGGGTAACGGTATATGGTGCAAGTCATTTGGTGGACACAGGTAATATCTGGTTGAATGGCGGATTGAAACTGGTGCTCCTGGGATTATACCCGTTGATTCTTTTTGTATATCGATTTTATAATGAAAGCGAAGTTGCTACTCTCAAAGCGCTTATTTTCAAACGAGATAGAGGTGTCTAA